In Vidua macroura isolate BioBank_ID:100142 chromosome 9, ASM2450914v1, whole genome shotgun sequence, the genomic window CATGGCTGACAAACCATTTACCACAGTAAATACATTACAGACCTTTTCCATAGGTAGTACGGAAATCGTGGGTTACTGAGTTATTAGTGTTATGCAAAGAGTGtttatcttgttttatttttaaagttagcCCTCTAATAGCAGAAACCTCTGGTCACAgtgacctgaaaaaaaaaaaaacaaacaaacctgtTATGACTCCATTGATGTCAAGTTTCTAGGCATCTGTTGCTGACACTTTAGTACTTTGCTGCATCACAGACTTTGAAGAGAAGCATTGCTaatctgctctgtttctttctctctctgaacACGAGACTAAAGTGGTCCTGAAAGGTttacatttctgcatttcatgCTCTAGTCAAGATATTTTTAACTTCATTAGTGAAAGGGGCCATGTCACTTTCACGGGGCAGGTCACAGAAGTAGTTTAGAGAAGTGCTTTAAGGCAGTGTGATGCTTAGGCTGCATGATGCTTGAAGAAATTGAAGGGAAGTGCTCAGTAGAATGTAAATGTTGATCTTTGGGGTCTTTCAAGAGGGTAATTTCTGGGGATGTTTTGAGAAAAGAGGGGgtatgtgtttgttttcaaaataggCACATTGGTTCTTGATTGATTTGAATCCCCTTTTGATGACTAAAACCTTTGAGGCTTTATCTACCCAAGCAAAGCCAGGGGGTAACCTTAAGTCCCCTCTGGCTTTGTTTCTGAGCATCCAAGGCAAGTTTTAATCATCCAATGAATATTAGGCAAGAACTTGTTTTTCGATTTCTGCCTCTGTTTCATGACTaaagatttaatttcaaaaatcttCATCTGTAGACATTACACACTCTGATAAAACCAACTCATGTCTATGAAAGGAAGATGACAGTATCTAATTTTTTCATGTTCTactatctattttttttttttcaaactcaTTTCACACCAATAAGTAAGGTGACATGTGAAAAGCCTGTTGCTTCAgtgtgggcagggatgggtggcaCTGAGCAGTCTGTGGTGGTGAATTTGAACTGTTCATCACAATCTCAGCtttaatttccttcttgtttCACTGTTCATAATAATGCAATGTTTCCATGGGTGACCTGTTCAATATATGGGACAGATTTATACTAtatatactatactatactatactatactatactatactatactatactatactatactataccatatttttatttaggatagtattaaaaatatctgtttcgGGTAATTAAGTTTTCCAAATCGGAGAGTTCAAAGCTAAATACACATTCAGGGTCTGCTGGACTCTTGAGTCCTTCCATAAAGAAAACTGCAACAGAGAGAAGTTAATTCACTTCAAAAGTGTACCTGAAGATGGCACagtgattgatttttttcactggaaCATTAACAaacaatgaaaatgttttttcaggaGTAAGGTAGAACACTTAAAGAAAAGTCTGAGTCACTACTGTCAAATCTTAAAGCTTTCCATGTACTTCATCCTGttttcctgcactgctctgtAGCTGATGGCCAACCTGATTCAACCGTTTCTTTTAGAGACAGTGAATGAAAGAGCAAATTTCCATTCTCTCATGGTATATCTTTTCCAAAGAGGGAAAGTGAAATCTAGTTTAAGAAAAAGGCCCAACCCACAGCTGTGAAACCCATGTGTGATGTTGGGGCTGTTCCTGAGCATGAGTGGAGGGAGATGAGTGCACCCACCTTGTACATCAGCCAAGGGTGACAGAAAGCTCTGAGTCCTTTGATCTGTGTGTTCTGAGTCATCCACATCCCTCAGACCTTGTTAAAGCAACCACTTTGGACAGACCTGCTGTAGCAACAGACATATAATCCTGGGCTTCCAGGATCTTAGAACCAGTCCTGAGTTTCTGCTGTTACTTGCTTGGTGAAATGTGTCAGGGGTGCTCGAGTGGGCTGGAATATCTCTGGAGTTAACAGTCTGGGCAGTTGACCTTTGCTGTTGCTATCAGGTTTGTAGTGCAAATAAGATGAGAGACTTGAAAACAGCCAAGGTTGTTGGGTTGTGCAGAGTGAAATAGTTtctttttgaagaagaaaaatgcctttctgCTCTCTCACTCTACCAAATGATGAAGTAGGGATAGATGCTTGTGGAAGAAAGTCAAAAGTCCGTTCTTCTCTCCTCAGAAACTCTGGTCTATCCTAACGGTGTAATACAAGTTGGTGCAATTGCTATGACAGTCTCTTCTCCTAGTAACAAGccattcaaaaataaataaaaatcctaaCTATCTATGctatgaaatattattttagtcAGAAATTTCATATGGGTGTTTGGCTAAATCATAGCTAAACGGTGAAACCATAGCGGGGAGCAAAGGAAGATCGGGGCCATAATAATTTGAGGGATTTACAGTCAAAAGAATAATGTTACTTGAATGCAATGTCTGTTTAGAGGGTAGTTGATATTTCAAAGTTCTCTTTTATCTTCTGTGAGCTTTAAGTTCTGCAGACAGAGACATTTGGTCCATGTAAACTGTGTTTAAGCAAGCATGGTGATGCACCTTGTGTGGGAGGCACTGTTGTTATTCCTACTTCACAGCAGTTAGATTTATTCCTAGTGATcctggaaaattaattaatgtaaGAGTGCCAACTGGAGACTGGTCTACATTATTACAGGAGCATTTAGGTTTTGCAGTCAGACTCTCAAGAACATTAAACAATACTGTAAGACTGGggtcttttcttctgcatttattaGCTTTGAAAGGAAGATGTAATTTCCAATGGCTTCCAGCTACTACAGTAGGTGATAGTGGAGGTTGGCACTTTTCTGTGCTCCTTCCAGCTGTTTTGCATCTGACACAGATTTTGGTTCTCCCCTGGAGGTCCAAAGTCCCCAAAGGGTGGCCATAAGAACATGGTCTGTTCTGGCCAAGAGGTGATGTCTCTGAATTTATAGCTTCTCCCTTTGGTACAGAACAGTGTGGGGCTCTCAAATCTCACGTTATTCTGGAAAATTGCATGAGTGAGATAAAATCTTGTATTGCCAACCACGTAATACCAATGTCTCATGATGGGAACTCATAAAACCAAGGCattctttgatttatttttgttataagCTCTAATGTCACAAGGTCCCCAACACTAGAGTTTTAGGAGTGCTCTTGTTCTTCGTTACATATTTCAACCATAATCACAACTTTTCTTTTCTGGGGGTTGTGAGGATGGGTCTGTGTAAGTCAGTATCACCTGCTCCACGTAACGCAGATTATTGTTGTGTAAAATGggcaaaaagagagagaagtggTGAAGGTAAAATTAGTATTTGAATATGGAGATGAGAAGTAGTAGCACAGTGAGACTGAAAGGAATTGTGTCTTTCAATATGTCAGCAACTACAATGGAAAAATCACTTCAAATAAGATGTAAAACCAttataaatctttatttttaactgtattttaatgaagagttacttattatttttcaataaattaaaCAGCAAAGATGCTACATACCTGCCTGTTGAATACCaacttaataaaaatacagcttaTACAAATCTTATATAATTTAGACCATATAGATTTTAAAACACATAAATTTAGAATATATTTACATAGCACAACAGCATTGTGGAACTCACATCTATTAACActtcacagatttttaaaagagatgtCATTGTCTTGGCATTTTCTTGTTATGCTGAAAATTGTCAGTCATCCTAGTTTTTCTTCTGAACTTGATAATCTTTTCCCAATGCTCAGCTCGCAAGTCTTGCACTTCCTAACAATCAGCAGCAGTTCTTTGGGATCTAAGACACAGTTCAGTGTTCATAGTGCAGGTCAAACCTTGGTTTCCATATCCTGCCTTGACTCCGTGGAGGAGGGGattttctccctgtgctgctctcacccTTATGACAGCCTCACCAGCTTTTATCCTGCATCCTGTGGAGATCAGGATCCACAGGATGCTCCATTGCCTGTGGAGCTGTTTGCATCTCCCTCACACCCCTCCTCCCAAGACAGGGatttttccttggcaaaatTCAACCACTGTGGAGGATCTCTTAACAAGATATTTGATAAGAGTCTACTTGGCTCTTCATGCCTCAGACACTTTATTTTGAAGTGTTGGTTTGCAGCTGGTTCAAAAGGTTCAGGTAggatttggattttaaaaaccTGGGATAGGAATCTCTTTCCATAAGGATGTACACTGTTTTCTGGGCTTCATCAAAACTTGTGTGAGTTGGGTCTTGAGCCTTTTTGGCTGTTGCTTCCCTCATCTGATAGTCAATATTGATctggaatagaaaaaaaaaaaaaaaaaaacaaactaggTTTAAAACTTAACTTTGAATGTATTCTCTTTTCTGTATCTCTTTGTCAATACATGCATTTGCAGCCTTAGAACTCCATGACAGCTCAATGTCAAATCTGTAAATTGGGGAAATCAAATACCTGTATCCCAGTTAGGCACAAAAGTTGTTGTTCACTATGGAAATGTAGTTCGTTCTGAAGTCAGAATTAGTACAGCTCAACTTTGAGGAACAACCTCCAGTTACTAAGAGAAATCCTGTGTTGAATGTCTCCAGTTTAGGTATGATCAACATACAGAACTTTAACTTTTCCAGAAGGTCAGCATATTTTAGAAGACAAGAAATGTTCTGTGGTGCTTCCACTCGCAAACACAAAGAATCTCCAAATACCATCAGCAATTTAAGCTGGGCTGGCTCAGCAAAGAGCATCATGTGCTGAGGCCtttgctgaggctgctgggggTTCTCCCAGTACTGGCCTGCTGCCTGTGACTGTTTGTGAGATTTGATAATGTTACACTGCAGGTAGCTGTGATTCAAGAGAGGGCCTGaaagtgtgtctgtgccttctTATGCCACTGAGTGAGTGTGTGAGCATCTCAGTGGAGCCATACTTCTCCCTTCTAACTCTGCACAGGCTGGCTTTATACATACCTGCTTAATGGCATCTGACTGAACAAACTCCTCGTAAATCCTCTCTGCTTTGCCATGTAAGTGATCAGACTTGGTTTTCTTGTAATCCTCACAAGCCAACCAGAACTCGATGTTTTCCTCGCTGAACTCTGACTTCAGGAACTCCCGAAAGACCCCTTGACCACCTAAAGCCAACATAAACAATTAATCATTTACTGTATGATACTTGTGACCAGGGAGGAGAAAACAAATAGCAGGATTTGTATTGAAATCTGATATAAAATCTTGCCAAAATACACTGTTCTTCCCTTGTTCAACATACAACAGATATTCAATATTAAGGCTGCTGGGAGTCTTCCTAATTATGTTCAGTGTTCTTAGATCTAGACTCTGGGTCCTGATCCTATAACAATGGATCCTATAACAATGGATTCTAGTCCTTCCTAAATGAATTGTCTTAGGGTATAAGTGGAGAGAAAATTCCAGATTAAACTGATTGTCCTAAATTGATTAAACTGATTATCTAAGGATTGAAGACTGATCAAAATTAGCTATTTGGGGGTTAATTGCTAtactaaaaatggaaaaagaccccaaaacaGCCAAGCTGTAGCAGTGTCCAAGTTACACTAGAGCTGCAAAAAACTGAAGTGTAACTGGCCCTGTGTCTGACTCTATACAATGCTATAGCTTTGCCTCTTTGGTGAGATTGGATAAAACTTAGTCCTCAAAGTAAGAACTAAGTCATACTGCAGTAACAGACTTACTTTGGCTGGCCAAGAGCTTTTCCAAAGACTGTGACCACTGAATAACTTCCTCTGCAGAAAGCCTAAGgtgacaagaaaaagaaaaggctttaagGAAGAAAcaatggggttttgtttgtatGTCTGAGGGAGACAAagtttataatttattattatattccAGGAATGTATGCCAAGTATTTTACTGAATTTACGGCTTTGTCATAATCTGGAATCCTGGAGACAGTCCACGtcaagaaaataatcttttactGTAACTATGATACAATTATTTTGTACCCGTACTTTTGTTTCCATATTTTTGCAATAAGAATGGTAATACCCCTACTCCTCATTTAAGTGAGAAgtgttttttcttgtaaaacTTTAGAGAACAGTTACAATGTCCCTCTGACAAAAATGGATTTAACTGAAGTGTCTACTCCCTTAATGTTTGATGCAAATATATCAAATCACTAATTAAAAATCCTTAACTCCATGAGTAGTTTCTAATTACTAATGTTCACCTCTCTTGTATTTTGGAAATTCTAGATGCTTTTACAATATTTGTTGTTCTAGAAGTAGTTTAGAAATTAGGTAATTTACTATGCAGTAATCCAGTTATGATTGTATTTTATAACTTGATGTGTTTCTGTACTTACGTGACATTTCTAGAGCTGGAAGTCTTGATCCCAGATTCAATATGTGGCACCATGCACTTCAAATAACTTTTGAGATCTGCACCACTGAAACAATGAACAgacatttttaaattcattagaATTGCAGTAGCACTtaaattctatttaaattttcttcaaacTTTCAGAGACAGCTCCATTCTATGACTGAAGTCTGGGAAGTTACATAtccaagtaatttttaaaaaaagactgaggGGCCCCCACTGTATCCAAATTCTATTTCAGATTACTTAAAGTAATCAATTAATTGGCATGCCTCAGCTCAAGCTTTTTTAAATGATGTTGCAGTCCTGGGCTTTGAGCAGGTTTTGTTCATTTAGCCTGAACCACAGCGCTAATTCGTAATCTCCAAGATTAGTAGAGTGTTATTTTCACTTCTAATACATTAAGTTTTATACTAAGTTGTATATACTTACAAAgccttttgcttctttttatggACTTTGCCTTTTGCAAGCTTGCAatcttcttttccatttaattcAGTCATGTTGTTGTGGGAGAAAAAGAATCCAGGCATTTTCCTTGGCTTTAACGTGAAGTGCCCCTGGCCATGATGATCCTCCAGCCCCAAGTGACAGCTTCCTGCCTCCGCTGCCGCCTTTTATTGACgcaggcagccctgccagctggTGTGAGCAGAGCTCTTTATCATGTGTCTTCATCACAAACTGTGGAAGTTCCCCTTTCAGTGCTCAGTGACGTGAATcttttttgagaaagaaaacagacagCAGTGTCTCATGGTTGAGGTTATACCAAATGAGGCTGAATTGCTTTGGGGTTGTTATGTGTTACTGTGTATGTCTGttaccaaacaaaaaaaacaccaacaaaacccTCTAGAACTTtgaattcttttccctttctgatgGGTACTTGCAAGTAAGAAGTATTTTTTGGTTTGATCAACAGAGCTGCAAATACTGCAGTTTTTTCTTGACAAAATACACTTGTTGCATGCCTGTGTCCTGCAATTTCACACTTGTCATTTGGTTAGGTGGGCTCAGCAGAATACAAGGGGAAGCTACTTTAACCTTTAATAAGGTTAACCTTATTAAAGGTTAACCTTTAACCCAGTAATAAAGTTCTATATACAACAATCTATTTGCAAGTCTCCTGTCACTCTTCAAACTGGAACATTACCTTAGACAGGTTTGTTTGGACAAGCTATGTGAAAATATTTCGACGTGGTTTTCTCAGGAAGGGGCATTGAAGCAGCAAGAACTTAtttaatttggtttaatttttgcaAGTCAGGTTCTTAGGAAGCACAATGCCATATTTTAGGAATACCTCCCTAATTTTAAGTCACTTGGTAtgtataaatattaattaggTTAGAGCTGTTGTTGTAAACACAATGTGAATATTACAAGCTGTTTGAGGGAGGTGTGAATTGTTTGTACATACTTAAACTCCACTGGATAAAAGCAGCCCTGGATATAAAGCAAGACAAAGAATTAAGCATAACTCTCTATCTGTCCAGGATGGTGATTTAGATGTTGAAATACTTAATCTGAGCATCCCAATTTCtacttgtttgtttggtttctttttttctgtcatgtttCAAAATTGtagggggtttttttggtggtggttttttttgggtgtttttatttttttttttatttatttattttttttttttttttggtactaaATAACGTGTGCAACTTTCCTTATGAATAGCTTATGAATGATGTGTGCAGGGCTGCATATGACGGTGATAACTGCTGACACATCCCCAGCTTCCTCGGGAACTGTGCGAAGGCTTGGGAGCCCGAGAGCCGCCTGCAGACAGATGTGCGCGGACAGACCGTCAGCCTCGCGTTGGTTTAACCACAGCAGGCTGCCGCTCCCCTAAGTGCTGGCAGTGACACAAATGTGTCTGCAGGAAGTATTTATCTCCAGGCTATCAGGTGAACACTGCCCTTTGTGCAGGGCAGAGGTGTTTACTGACTGCTCTTACCCCCTTGAACGGGGcgcagaaggaaggaagagattttATCAGTGCTGGGTTTGTTTTCGTATCTAACCTGCTCGGTTTTGATATTCTGCCCCCTCAGTGTCTCATCGCGTTCCCTCAGTTAGGAGCTGTCCTCGGTGGGAGGTTCCATTGCTGGCAAGGTCAGAGGGATGATGCATCCAAAACCTTctcagaggagggcaacaaaagGGTAAAATGATTTCCCATCTCGTCTCCCAGAGCTCTGTAGCTTCAGGCTAAAAGTGGGGCAATGTCTTGAACTTATAGCAGCTGGTAATTATAAGTAATCCACCAGTGAAGTTCTGTGAGAGTGAGGGTACAGGAtggcttgctttttttgtaCCTGTTATCAATGATGGGCTGTTGACACTTCATTTACAAGACAAGGAATGTCTTTTCcctatttaaaatgaaattactgtCTTTACTTTTGGGATTTGCTAAACATATCAATGCACAAAACAGGTGTTGAGTCGGACCTTCCTGTAAAAAGGAATTCTCATGCCACTGAGTCTCATTGCACTTCACCTTCTTGCAATAAATATTGTTTTgagtaaagaaaaaacagcattCTTGTCATTTACATCAGGATAATGCTGCTGTCCCACAGCATTTGAATTGCTTTCCAGGTCACACAATACTTGAATTGCTGTCCAGGTACTTTATTTGGTGGAGGAGACCAGTGATAGTATGGGATAACTCTTAGGTGACTTGTTGCTTGCAGACATACCAGACCACTGGACCCTAGGGGAGGTGGTAACCTTTGCAGTCTTGATGCTACTGGACTCAAATACAGTCAAAAGTGAAGTAGGAATATGTCAAACACTGTACTGTGAATGAGGAAAAAGTTGTGCCTGCCAAGCAGACCACCTGAATTAGCTGATGTCCTTATGTTCTGCTGTTCTCATATCCCGAATTAATAGTGCTCTTAACACATTGGGGAGTCCTCTCCAGTACTCCACACCACTAAATCCCAATctctgcaaattaaaaaaaaaaaaaacaaaaaaacaaaaaaacaaaaaaacaccaaaaaaccaaaaaaaaccaaaaaaaccccaaacaaacaaacaaaacaaaaaaaaaaaaatacaaaaaaacccccaaaaaaacagtgCTGCCTCTCTGTTCACCTAATCTATTTGCAAACTTGTGTAATGATTCATGCAGAGGGTACATGTAGAAATGTACAAATGTAGAAAGAAGACTGGGGGTTGTGAGTGTCTGCTTTGGAGAAAGGATGAACATTTGGCACATAAACTCCCAGCTTAGGGTCCTTGAAAGTGTAAATACTATGTAAAGCCCCAGTATCCTCCTATCTTCCTGTAAATGCTGCTCAAACTCTGCAAAACCAAAGC contains:
- the RGS1 gene encoding regulator of G-protein signaling 1 → MPGFFFSHNNMTELNGKEDCKLAKGKVHKKKQKAFGADLKSYLKCMVPHIESGIKTSSSRNVTLSAEEVIQWSQSLEKLLASQSGQGVFREFLKSEFSEENIEFWLACEDYKKTKSDHLHGKAERIYEEFVQSDAIKQINIDYQMREATAKKAQDPTHTSFDEAQKTVYILMERDSYPRFLKSKSYLNLLNQLQTNTSK